The proteins below come from a single Poecilia reticulata strain Guanapo linkage group LG5, Guppy_female_1.0+MT, whole genome shotgun sequence genomic window:
- the cbfa2t2 gene encoding protein CBFA2T2, whose translation MPGSPVDAKTHSRSAPSSSASSTMPPLPSVNPSGPRPASFSTTALTNGNHHSPPTLNAVPSPPQRYSNGPSSSSSSSLANQQLPATCGARQLSKLKRFLTTLQQFGNDISPEIGDSVRSLVLALVNSTVTIEEFHSRLQEATNFPLRPFVIPFLKANLPLLQRELLHCARAAKQTPAQYLSQHEHLLLSTTMTSSPDSSELLMEPPEAGTKRHSPSRAKENGFHERPPVAMEPAAKRICTISPAPRHSPAHPLPITAQLHPTPPPLQHYALDDIAAPHLLHREHSQRVLEIRELKDRPRLPGTNGGYREEPVDHRLTDREWADEWRHLDHVLNCIVDMVEKTRRSVSVLRRCQESDREELNYWRRRSSEQEDPRKGGSGSTPFSKTHSPLSAESDSQRDFGPRPGSAYVTDEIWRKAEEAVNEVKRQAMDEVQKAVAEAEQKAFEMIAAERAKMEKTLAEAKRKAQEDAIMVINEQEDSSECCWNCGRKASETCSGCNAARYCGSFCQHKDWERHHLICSPGLQAQPKPVSAITANRVAAVTAATAAGMSPVGVAGVKAPDSMPSASSPGGEKASVASRSSTPSTPASASETNGH comes from the exons ATGCCCGGGTCGCCTGTGGATGCTAAGACTCATTCCAGATCAGCCCCCAGCAGCAGCGCCAGCTCCACAATGCCACCCCTGCCTTCTGTCAACCCCAGTGGCCCTCGTCCGGCCTCCTTTTCCACCACAGCAT TGACAAATGGGAATCATCATTCCCCACCAACGCTGAACGCGGTGCCCTCACCACCACAGCGGTACAGCAATGGAccatcttcttcttcatcttcatcgCTGGCTAATCAACAGCTGCCGGCCACCTGTGGGGCTCGCCAGCTGAGCAAGCTGAAACGTTTCCTGACCACGCTGCAGCAGTTTGGCAACGACATTTCTCCCGAGATCGGAGACAGCGTCAGAAGCCTAGTTCTGGCCCTTGTG AACTCAACAGTTACCATTGAGGAGTTTCACTCAAGGCTTCAGGAGGCCACCAACTTCCCCTTGCGGCCCTTTGTTATTCCTTTTCTCAAG GCAAACCTTCCCCTGCTGCAGAGGGAGTTGCTCCACTGTGCACGAGCAGCCAAGCAGACCCCGGCTCAGTACTTGTCACAGCATGAGCACCTCCTGCTAAGCACCACCATGACTTCCTCTCCAGACTCCTCTGAGTTGCTGATGGAGCCTCCTGAGGCAGGGACAAAACGACACAGCCCCAGCAG GGCAAAAGAGAACGGCTTCCATGAACGTCCTCCAGTAGCAATGGAGCCTGCAGCAAAACGGATTTGCACCATCAGCCCCGCTCCACGACACAGCCCCGCCCATCCGCTGCCCATCACTGCCCAGCTTCACCCAACTCCTCCACCCTTGCAACACTATGCCTTGGATGACATAGCAGCTCCACACCTTTTACACCGAGAGCACAGCCAACGTGTGCTGGAAATCCGTGAACTTAAGGACAGGCCACGACTCCCTG GCACTAACGGAGGCTATCGTGAGGAGCCGGTGGACCACAGACTGACAGACAGAGAGTGGGCTGATGAATGGAGGCATCTGGATCAT GTGCTGAACTGCATCGTGGACATGGTGGAGAAAACCAGGAGGTCAGTAAGCGTGCTGAGACGCTGCCAGGAGTCGGACCGAGAGGAACTGAACTACTGGAGACGACGTTCGAGCGAGCAGGAAGATCCTCGCAAAGGAGGCTCCGGCTCCACTCCGTTTTCCAAAACACACAGCCCGCTCTCTGCAGAGTCGG ACTCCCAGCGGGACTTTGGTCCACGGCCAGGCTCAGCATATGTCACTGACGAGATCTGGAGGAAAGCTG AGGAGGCAGTGAACGAAGTGAAGCGTCAGGCCATGGATGAGGTTCAGAAAGCAGTGGCAGAGGCCGAGCAGAAAGCTTTTGAGATGATCGCTGCAGAGAGAGCAAAAATGGAGAAGACTCTAGCCGAGGCGAAGAGGAAGGCTCAAGAGGACGCCATCATGGTCATCAATGAACAGGAGGATTCGAGTGAG tgttgctGGAACTGTGGCCGTAAAGCTAGCGAGACGTGCAGCGGCTGCAACGCCGCTCGTTACTGTGGCTCCTTCTGCCAGCACAAAGACTGGGAAAGGCATCACCTCATCTGCAGCCCAGGACTTCAAGCTCAGCCTAAACCAGTCTCTGCCATCACTGCGAACAGGGTCGCTGCCGTGACCGCAGCGACTGCAGCTGGGATGTCTCCTGTCGGCGTAGCCGGGGTCAAAGCTCCCGACAGCATGCCTTCGGCCTCCAGTCCAGGTGGCGAAAAGGCTTCAGTTGCTTCTCGGTCCTCCACTCCCTCCACCCCAGCCTCAGCCTCTGAGACCAATGGACATTAA